From Streptomyces fungicidicus, one genomic window encodes:
- a CDS encoding amidohydrolase, with protein MAHPAHTVLSGLDDVRADVEDLYRDLHRHPELGLREHRTAKKAADALRDLGYDVIEGVGGTGVIGVLANGDGPVVMARADMDALPVRERTGLPYASTATVTGEDGDEQPVMHACGHDVHVACLIGCARLLAGRRDAWRGTFVALFQPSEEQGNGAEAMIDDGLTAKSPRPDVVLAQHVLPYPAGYVGTRPGSFLSAADSLRVTVHGRGAHGSMPQAAVDPVVAAAMIVVRLQTVVSRELAATTPAVLTVGSIHAGSGPNVIPDRAVIELNVRTYDDATRGQVLDAIERIVRAECEASRSPVPPEIERIASFPPTVNDEEPTRRVADAFASYFGDDAHTVERQTASEDMSEIPRAFGVPFTYWAIGGIDPGRYAEAARNGTVSEDIPVNHSAGFAPVVQPTLDTGVSALTVAALAWLGG; from the coding sequence ATGGCGCATCCCGCCCACACCGTACTGTCCGGCCTGGACGACGTCCGCGCCGACGTGGAGGACCTCTACCGGGACCTGCACCGGCATCCGGAACTCGGTCTGCGGGAGCACCGCACGGCGAAGAAGGCCGCGGACGCCCTGCGCGACCTCGGCTACGACGTCATCGAGGGCGTCGGCGGCACCGGAGTGATCGGGGTGCTCGCCAACGGGGACGGCCCGGTGGTGATGGCCCGGGCCGACATGGACGCCCTCCCGGTGCGGGAACGGACCGGTCTGCCGTACGCCTCCACCGCGACGGTGACCGGTGAGGACGGCGACGAGCAGCCGGTGATGCACGCCTGCGGACACGATGTGCACGTGGCCTGTCTGATCGGCTGCGCACGGCTGCTGGCCGGACGGCGTGACGCCTGGCGGGGTACGTTCGTGGCGCTCTTCCAGCCCTCGGAGGAGCAGGGCAACGGCGCCGAGGCCATGATCGACGACGGTCTCACCGCCAAGTCGCCGCGGCCCGACGTGGTGCTCGCCCAGCACGTCCTGCCGTATCCCGCCGGCTACGTCGGCACCCGTCCGGGCTCCTTCCTGTCCGCCGCGGACAGCCTGCGGGTCACCGTCCACGGACGCGGGGCGCACGGCTCCATGCCGCAGGCCGCGGTCGATCCCGTGGTCGCGGCCGCCATGATCGTCGTACGGCTGCAGACCGTCGTCTCCCGGGAGCTCGCGGCCACCACTCCGGCCGTGCTGACGGTGGGCAGCATCCACGCGGGCAGCGGCCCCAACGTCATCCCGGACCGGGCGGTCATCGAACTCAACGTCCGCACCTACGACGACGCCACGCGCGGGCAGGTCCTGGACGCGATCGAGCGGATCGTCAGGGCCGAGTGCGAGGCGTCCCGCTCCCCCGTGCCCCCCGAGATCGAGCGGATCGCCTCCTTCCCGCCCACCGTCAACGACGAGGAGCCGACCCGGCGCGTCGCGGACGCCTTCGCCTCCTACTTCGGCGACGACGCCCACACCGTCGAACGGCAGACCGCCAGCGAGGACATGAGCGAGATCCCGCGGGCGTTCGGCGTGCCGTTCACCTACTGGGCGATCGGCGGCATCGATCCCGGGCGCTACGCCGAAGCGGCCAGGAACGGCACGGTCTCCGAGGACATCCCCGTCAACCACAGCGCCGGCTTCGCCCCCGTCGTCCAGCCGACGCTGGACACCGGCGTCTCCGCACTGACCGTGGCCGCCCTGGCCTGGCTCGGCGGCTGA
- a CDS encoding RNA polymerase sigma-70 factor, which translates to MHTDPATEAFVAHRNLLFTVAYEMLGSAADAEDVLQETWLRWAGVDLAAVRDRRAYLVRITTRQALGRLRTLGRRKESYVGSWLPEPLLTTPDVAEDVELADSVSMAMLLVLETLAPTERAVFVLREVFDVGYDEIAEAVDKNPAAVRQIAHRARAHVAARRPRGAVSAAETRDALDAFRRAVETGDLQGLLDVLAPDCVLLGDGGGIKQAVLRPVVGADKVARLLRGGLGRLTAEVSLRPAEVNGRPALIVRLDGALDTVLAVRIDDGLITGLYAVRNPEKLSYMDDETALRR; encoded by the coding sequence GTGCACACGGACCCCGCGACGGAGGCGTTCGTCGCCCACCGGAATCTGCTGTTCACCGTCGCCTACGAGATGCTCGGCTCGGCCGCCGACGCGGAGGACGTCCTGCAGGAGACCTGGCTGCGCTGGGCGGGCGTCGACCTCGCCGCGGTGCGGGACCGGCGGGCCTACCTGGTACGGATCACCACCCGGCAGGCGCTCGGCCGGCTGCGTACGCTCGGCCGCCGCAAGGAGTCCTACGTCGGCTCCTGGCTCCCCGAGCCGCTGCTGACGACGCCCGACGTGGCCGAGGACGTCGAACTGGCCGACAGCGTCTCGATGGCGATGCTGCTGGTGCTGGAGACGCTCGCACCCACCGAGCGGGCGGTGTTCGTGCTGCGCGAGGTGTTCGACGTCGGGTACGACGAGATCGCCGAGGCCGTGGACAAGAACCCGGCCGCGGTCCGCCAGATCGCCCACCGGGCGCGGGCGCACGTCGCGGCGCGGCGGCCGCGCGGGGCGGTCTCGGCCGCCGAGACCCGGGACGCCCTCGACGCCTTCCGCCGTGCGGTCGAGACGGGCGACCTGCAGGGCCTGCTCGACGTCCTCGCGCCCGATTGCGTCCTCCTGGGCGACGGGGGCGGCATCAAGCAGGCCGTCCTCAGGCCCGTCGTGGGCGCCGACAAGGTGGCCCGCCTGCTGCGGGGCGGCCTGGGCAGGCTCACCGCCGAGGTGTCGCTGCGGCCGGCGGAGGTCAACGGCCGTCCCGCGCTGATCGTCCGGCTCGACGGCGCGCTCGACACCGTCCTCGCGGTGCGGATCGACGACGGCCTGATTACCGGCCTCTACGCCGTCCGCAACCCGGAGAAACTGTCCTACATGGACGACGAGACCGCGCTGCGCCGCTGA
- a CDS encoding carboxymuconolactone decarboxylase family protein → MESRFDLFENELAARFAKRFAGAGLVIHDSPLPKSTQELVSLRASQINGCGHCIDMHVKEAAAAGESAVRLHLVAAWRESTVFTEAEQAALALAEEGTRTADASPGVSDETWALVRKHYDDDQTAALVCLVALINAANRLAVITHKKGGSYEVGMFAAAVKG, encoded by the coding sequence ATGGAATCCCGATTCGACCTGTTCGAGAACGAGCTCGCCGCCAGGTTCGCCAAGCGTTTCGCGGGCGCCGGCCTGGTGATCCACGACTCGCCGCTGCCGAAGTCCACCCAGGAGCTGGTGTCGCTGCGCGCCAGCCAGATCAACGGCTGCGGCCACTGCATCGACATGCACGTCAAGGAGGCCGCGGCGGCCGGTGAGAGCGCGGTCCGGCTCCACCTGGTGGCCGCCTGGCGCGAGTCCACCGTGTTCACCGAGGCCGAGCAGGCGGCACTGGCCCTCGCCGAGGAGGGCACCCGCACCGCCGACGCCTCCCCCGGCGTCTCCGACGAGACCTGGGCCCTGGTCCGCAAGCACTACGACGACGACCAGACGGCCGCGCTGGTCTGCCTGGTCGCCCTGATCAACGCGGCCAACCGCCTCGCGGTGATCACCCACAAGAAGGGCGGCTCGTACGAGGTGGGGATGTTCGCGGCGGCGGTCAAGGGCTGA
- a CDS encoding ATP-binding protein produces the protein MNQETVTAPGEPIAGTAHFRTVFPTTAHGAHTARHAAECWLAAQHGGADAAGDDSAATASLLIAELTANAALHGRVRGRDARLALTLTPAALRIEVTDARGERRPVPAPAADADGESGRGLLLVTSLADAWGCEPYPPGGKTVWAEVIAPRTHRPGPRGRGG, from the coding sequence GTGAACCAGGAAACCGTCACCGCCCCCGGTGAACCGATCGCCGGCACGGCCCACTTCCGCACCGTGTTCCCCACCACCGCGCACGGTGCGCACACCGCGCGCCACGCTGCCGAGTGCTGGCTGGCCGCGCAGCACGGTGGAGCGGACGCCGCCGGCGACGACAGCGCGGCCACGGCCTCCCTCCTCATCGCCGAACTGACCGCGAACGCGGCCCTGCACGGCCGGGTGCGGGGCAGGGACGCACGTCTCGCCCTCACCCTGACCCCGGCTGCGCTGCGGATCGAGGTCACCGACGCGCGGGGCGAGCGTCGGCCCGTTCCGGCCCCGGCCGCCGATGCCGACGGCGAGTCCGGACGGGGCCTGCTCCTCGTCACCTCGCTCGCCGACGCGTGGGGCTGCGAGCCGTACCCGCCGGGCGGCAAGACGGTGTGGGCGGAGGTCATCGCGCCGCGGACCCACCGTCCCGGCCCGCGCGGGCGCGGTGGCTGA
- a CDS encoding helix-turn-helix domain-containing protein, translating to MAAQSGTGAPTGGEAEGTDEVADLFRTLGRQIKVARERAGLSQKELGERIGYGEETISSVERARRTPQPELLVAVDRLLECGGLLASAAEDVERAKTRRRVRHPEWFRDYARLEAEAVELRYFANQAVPGLFQTQEYARAVFTSRQPFFDEETIEERVVARMARQDLMTRWPTPTVSAVVQESILRQPFGGPAVQRGQLEQLLRIGRLRHIELQVMPTASEDHAGMGGPFTLLTPKGRPQVAYLEVQHFSRVVTDPEEVRVLAAKHGSIRGQALTPRESSRLLEKMLGDL from the coding sequence ATGGCAGCGCAGTCGGGCACGGGGGCTCCCACGGGCGGCGAAGCGGAGGGTACGGACGAGGTCGCGGACCTGTTCCGGACTCTGGGTCGGCAGATCAAGGTCGCCCGGGAGCGGGCCGGACTGAGCCAGAAGGAGCTGGGCGAACGGATCGGGTACGGCGAGGAGACGATCTCGTCGGTCGAGCGGGCCCGTCGGACGCCTCAGCCCGAACTGCTGGTCGCGGTCGACCGGTTGCTGGAATGCGGCGGCCTGCTGGCGTCGGCGGCGGAGGACGTGGAACGGGCGAAGACCCGGCGCAGGGTGCGGCATCCGGAATGGTTCCGGGACTACGCGCGCCTGGAGGCGGAGGCGGTCGAGCTCCGCTACTTCGCCAACCAGGCGGTGCCGGGTCTGTTCCAGACCCAGGAGTACGCGCGTGCCGTGTTCACCAGTCGACAGCCCTTCTTCGACGAGGAAACCATCGAGGAACGTGTGGTCGCGAGGATGGCCCGGCAGGACCTGATGACCCGATGGCCGACGCCGACCGTGAGCGCTGTCGTCCAGGAGAGCATTCTGCGCCAGCCGTTCGGCGGCCCGGCCGTACAACGTGGTCAGTTGGAACAGCTCCTCCGCATCGGTCGGTTGCGGCACATCGAGCTTCAGGTCATGCCGACCGCGAGCGAGGATCACGCAGGCATGGGTGGCCCGTTCACCCTGCTCACCCCGAAGGGCAGACCGCAGGTCGCCTATCTGGAGGTCCAGCACTTCAGCCGTGTCGTCACTGACCCGGAAGAGGTGCGCGTCCTGGCCGCGAAACATGGCAGCATCCGAGGGCAGGCACTCACCCCGCGCGAGTCCTCGCGCCTGCTCGAGAAGATGCTGGGAGACCTATGA
- a CDS encoding DUF397 domain-containing protein — MNAEQSAQLRWSKSSYSGDEGGECVEIACDSLAVHVRDSKERGGPRLAFARSAWAGFVAGLGRDRA; from the coding sequence ATGAACGCCGAACAGTCCGCGCAGCTCCGCTGGTCCAAGAGCAGTTACAGCGGTGACGAAGGAGGCGAGTGCGTCGAGATCGCCTGCGACTCACTCGCCGTACACGTACGGGACTCCAAGGAGCGCGGTGGCCCTCGGCTCGCGTTCGCGCGGAGCGCGTGGGCCGGGTTCGTCGCGGGACTGGGGCGGGACCGGGCCTGA
- a CDS encoding carbohydrate-binding module family 20 domain-containing protein: MHRSTSRARRTTAAALALTAGAAGSLLATAAPAQAAPPSDKDVTAVMFEWRFDSVAKACTDTLGPAGYGFVQVSPPQEHIQGGQWWTSYQPVSYRIAGRLGDRGQFKSMVDTCHAAGVKVVADSVVNHMSAGNGTGTGGSSYTKYDYPGLYSRSDFDNCTSQINNYGDRFNVQECELVGLADLDTGEDHVRGKIAGYLNDLLSLGVDGFRIDAAKHMAAGDLADIKSRLSKPDVYWKHEAIHGAGEAVSPSEYLGSGDVQEFRYARDLKRIFTGENLAHLKNFGESWGYMASDKSNVFVANHDTERGGDTLSYKDGASYTLAHVFMLAWPYGSPDVHSGYEYTDRDAGPPNGGQVNACYSDGWKCQHAWREISSMVGFRNAARGQAVTDWWDNGGDQIAFGRGSKAYVALNHEGSSLTRTFQTSLPAGDYCDVQSGKGVTVDGSGRFTATLGAGTALALHAGARNCDGGTVPDPDPVASGVSFAVNATTSWGQNIYVTGNRPELGNWNPGSALKLDPAAYPVWKLDVELPEGTSFEYKYIRKDASGNVTWESGANRTATVTATRTALNDTWRN, translated from the coding sequence ATGCACCGGAGTACCAGCAGAGCGCGCAGAACCACCGCCGCGGCGCTCGCCCTCACCGCCGGCGCGGCCGGCAGCCTCCTCGCCACCGCCGCGCCCGCTCAGGCGGCCCCGCCCAGCGACAAGGACGTCACCGCGGTGATGTTCGAGTGGAGGTTCGACTCGGTGGCCAAGGCGTGCACCGACACCCTCGGCCCCGCCGGTTACGGCTTCGTCCAGGTCTCGCCGCCGCAGGAGCACATCCAGGGCGGCCAGTGGTGGACCTCCTACCAGCCGGTGAGCTACAGGATCGCGGGCCGGCTCGGTGACCGCGGACAGTTCAAGAGCATGGTCGACACGTGTCACGCCGCGGGCGTGAAGGTCGTCGCCGACTCGGTCGTCAACCACATGTCCGCGGGCAACGGCACCGGGACCGGGGGCTCGTCGTACACCAAGTACGACTACCCCGGCCTCTACTCGCGGAGCGACTTCGACAACTGCACCTCGCAGATCAACAACTACGGCGACCGCTTCAACGTCCAGGAGTGCGAGCTGGTCGGCCTCGCCGACCTGGACACCGGCGAGGACCACGTCCGGGGGAAGATCGCCGGCTACCTCAACGACCTGCTCTCGCTCGGCGTCGACGGCTTCCGCATCGACGCGGCCAAGCACATGGCCGCCGGGGACCTCGCCGACATCAAGTCCCGGCTCAGCAAACCCGACGTGTACTGGAAGCACGAGGCCATCCACGGCGCGGGGGAGGCCGTCTCCCCCTCCGAGTACCTCGGCAGCGGCGACGTCCAGGAGTTCCGCTACGCACGCGACCTCAAGCGGATCTTCACCGGCGAGAACCTCGCGCACCTGAAGAACTTCGGCGAGAGCTGGGGCTACATGGCCTCGGACAAGTCCAACGTCTTCGTCGCCAACCACGACACCGAACGCGGCGGCGACACCCTCAGTTACAAGGACGGCGCGAGCTACACCCTGGCCCACGTCTTCATGCTGGCCTGGCCCTACGGCAGCCCCGACGTCCACTCCGGCTACGAGTACACCGACCGCGACGCCGGCCCGCCGAACGGCGGCCAGGTGAACGCCTGTTACAGCGACGGCTGGAAGTGTCAGCACGCCTGGCGCGAGATCTCCTCCATGGTCGGCTTCCGCAACGCCGCCCGTGGCCAGGCCGTGACGGACTGGTGGGACAACGGCGGTGACCAGATCGCCTTCGGACGGGGCTCCAAGGCGTACGTCGCCCTCAACCACGAGGGCTCCTCGCTGACCCGCACCTTCCAGACCTCCCTGCCCGCCGGTGACTACTGCGACGTCCAGTCGGGCAAGGGCGTCACCGTCGACGGATCCGGCCGGTTCACCGCCACCCTCGGCGCCGGCACTGCCCTGGCCCTGCACGCGGGTGCCCGGAACTGCGACGGCGGCACCGTCCCCGACCCCGACCCGGTCGCCTCCGGCGTCTCCTTCGCCGTCAACGCCACCACCTCCTGGGGCCAGAACATCTACGTGACGGGCAACCGCCCGGAACTCGGCAACTGGAACCCGGGCAGCGCCCTCAAGCTCGACCCGGCCGCCTACCCGGTGTGGAAACTGGACGTGGAACTCCCCGAGGGCACGTCCTTCGAGTACAAGTACATCCGCAAGGACGCGTCGGGGAACGTGACCTGGGAGAGCGGCGCCAACCGCACCGCGACCGTCACCGCCACGAGGACCGCCCTCAACGACACCTGGCGCAACTGA
- a CDS encoding carbohydrate binding domain-containing protein, which produces MRRTRTRLPGRPLAAAVAVGAVLGLVSAPSASPSPRTAPTAATADNTATVFYYTKTKNWDRHLLHYAPDGGSWTTVPGVAMETACTDWVKKTVTLGSAEGLQATFNNGSGTWDNNSGRNYALGTGNITVKDGVIAHSDPCAGGEDPGPAPGDGNLATVYYSTRTLGWTTANLHYQPAGGTWTTVPGVGMQAACAGWWKKDVDLGTAASMKAAFNNGNGVWDNNKGADYTLPAGVTTVSDNKVTEDADDPCADEAPDTRAPTAPAGVTARADGVSVVLTWEPSTDDTGVTTYQVTRTGGTRGEVVTDVRSTVFSDTGLEERTTYAYTVRALDAAGNVSAASAAAAATTGTNPPAPAAGKPLATDPRKDPIYFVLTARFNDGDSSNNRGGSQHQKSGNAANDDPMFRGDFKGLVDKLDYIKGLGFSAVWITPVVLNRSDYDYHGYHGWDFYKVDPRLESAGASYQDLINAAHAKGMKIYQDVVYNHSSRWGAKGLFTPTVYGVRDAQWSWYYDEKQPGFEYDGLTVDSKSGKSYYNGDLWSTAEPSGNTCVNWGRPTGAKSPEGYTIYNCQWPSPTSGMFPKALYHNCWIGNWEGEDSRSCWLHEDLADFNTENAQVQNYLIGAYNKYIDMGVDGFRVDTAVHIPRTTWNRRFLPAIQERVTRQHGAEAAENFFVFGEVAAFVNDKWNRGSVNHSAQFYTWKERKEYSADDEKAALEMYDYEQQQGTGNQPTSRNAFLEGNSYHAPDRSRFSGMNVIDMRMHMNFGDASNAFHNGKDSDDSYHDATYNVVYVDSHDYGPNKSSERYTGGTDAWAENMSLMWTFRGIPTLYYGSEIEFQKGRKIDCGPSCPLATTGRAYYGDHVAGEVKASGFSEVDSASGAVATTLQQPLVKHVQRLNQIRRAVPALQMGQYSTDGISGDMAFKRRYTAGGTDSFALVTVSGGATYTGIPDGTYRDAVTGDTRTVTDGSLTVAAPGKGNLRVYVLNGGGKVGTAGPYLK; this is translated from the coding sequence ATGAGACGCACCCGCACACGGCTGCCCGGACGACCACTGGCCGCGGCCGTGGCCGTCGGCGCCGTCCTGGGGCTGGTTTCCGCCCCCTCGGCCAGCCCCTCGCCCAGGACCGCCCCCACCGCCGCCACGGCCGACAACACGGCGACCGTCTTCTACTACACGAAGACGAAGAACTGGGACCGCCACCTCCTGCACTACGCGCCCGACGGCGGCTCCTGGACCACGGTGCCCGGCGTGGCGATGGAGACCGCCTGCACCGACTGGGTGAAGAAGACGGTCACCCTGGGGAGCGCGGAAGGACTGCAGGCCACCTTCAACAACGGCTCGGGCACCTGGGACAACAACTCCGGCAGGAACTACGCCCTCGGCACGGGGAACATCACGGTCAAGGACGGCGTGATCGCCCACTCCGACCCCTGCGCCGGCGGCGAGGACCCCGGTCCGGCGCCGGGGGACGGCAACCTGGCGACCGTCTACTACTCCACCAGGACCCTGGGCTGGACCACCGCCAACCTCCACTACCAGCCGGCGGGCGGTACCTGGACCACCGTGCCGGGCGTCGGCATGCAGGCCGCGTGCGCGGGCTGGTGGAAGAAGGACGTCGACCTGGGCACGGCCGCCTCAATGAAGGCCGCGTTCAACAACGGCAACGGCGTGTGGGACAACAACAAGGGCGCCGACTACACCCTGCCCGCCGGCGTCACCACCGTCTCCGACAACAAGGTCACCGAGGACGCCGACGACCCGTGCGCCGACGAGGCGCCCGACACCCGGGCCCCGACCGCTCCGGCCGGGGTGACCGCACGGGCGGACGGTGTGTCCGTCGTGCTGACCTGGGAGCCCTCCACCGACGACACGGGCGTCACCACGTACCAGGTCACCCGCACCGGCGGAACCAGGGGCGAGGTCGTGACCGACGTCCGCTCCACCGTCTTCTCCGACACCGGCCTGGAGGAGAGGACCACCTACGCCTACACCGTCCGGGCACTGGACGCCGCCGGCAACGTCTCCGCGGCATCGGCCGCCGCGGCGGCGACCACCGGCACGAATCCGCCGGCGCCCGCCGCCGGCAAGCCCCTCGCCACCGACCCGCGCAAGGACCCCATCTACTTCGTCCTCACCGCCCGTTTCAACGACGGCGACAGCTCCAACAACCGCGGCGGCAGCCAGCACCAGAAGTCCGGCAACGCGGCCAACGACGACCCCATGTTCCGGGGCGACTTCAAGGGACTGGTCGACAAACTCGACTACATCAAGGGCCTCGGCTTCTCCGCCGTGTGGATCACCCCGGTGGTCCTCAACCGCTCGGACTACGACTACCACGGCTACCACGGCTGGGACTTCTACAAGGTCGACCCGCGCCTGGAATCCGCCGGCGCCTCCTACCAGGACCTGATCAACGCGGCCCACGCCAAGGGCATGAAGATCTACCAGGACGTGGTCTACAACCACTCCTCACGCTGGGGCGCCAAGGGCCTGTTCACCCCGACCGTGTACGGGGTGCGCGACGCCCAGTGGAGCTGGTACTACGACGAGAAGCAGCCCGGCTTCGAGTACGACGGCCTGACCGTCGACTCCAAGAGCGGCAAGTCGTACTACAACGGCGACCTCTGGTCCACGGCCGAGCCGTCCGGCAACACCTGCGTCAACTGGGGCAGGCCCACCGGAGCCAAGAGCCCCGAGGGCTACACGATCTACAACTGCCAGTGGCCCTCCCCGACGTCCGGCATGTTCCCCAAGGCGCTCTACCACAACTGCTGGATCGGCAACTGGGAGGGCGAGGACTCCCGTTCCTGCTGGCTGCACGAGGACCTCGCCGACTTCAACACCGAGAACGCCCAGGTGCAGAACTATCTGATCGGCGCCTACAACAAGTACATCGACATGGGTGTCGACGGCTTCCGCGTCGACACTGCCGTGCACATCCCGCGCACCACCTGGAACCGCCGTTTCCTGCCGGCCATCCAGGAACGCGTCACCCGGCAGCACGGCGCCGAGGCCGCGGAGAACTTCTTCGTCTTCGGTGAGGTCGCCGCCTTCGTCAACGACAAGTGGAACCGCGGCTCGGTCAACCACTCCGCCCAGTTCTACACGTGGAAGGAGCGCAAGGAGTACAGCGCCGACGACGAGAAGGCGGCCCTGGAGATGTACGACTACGAGCAGCAGCAGGGCACCGGGAACCAGCCCACGTCCCGCAACGCCTTCCTCGAGGGCAACAGCTACCACGCCCCCGACCGCAGCCGCTTCTCCGGCATGAACGTCATCGACATGCGCATGCACATGAACTTCGGTGACGCGAGCAACGCCTTCCACAACGGCAAGGACTCCGACGACAGTTACCACGACGCCACGTACAACGTGGTCTACGTCGACAGCCACGACTACGGCCCCAACAAGAGCAGCGAACGCTACACCGGCGGCACCGACGCCTGGGCCGAGAACATGTCCCTGATGTGGACCTTCCGCGGCATCCCCACCCTCTACTACGGCTCGGAGATCGAGTTTCAGAAGGGCAGGAAGATCGACTGCGGCCCGAGCTGCCCGCTGGCCACGACGGGCCGGGCGTACTACGGCGACCACGTCGCCGGCGAGGTGAAGGCCTCCGGCTTCTCCGAGGTCGACTCCGCCTCCGGCGCGGTCGCCACGACGCTGCAGCAGCCGCTGGTCAAGCACGTACAGCGGCTGAACCAGATCCGCCGGGCCGTCCCCGCGCTGCAGATGGGCCAGTACTCCACGGACGGCATCAGCGGCGACATGGCCTTCAAGCGCCGCTACACCGCGGGCGGCACGGACAGCTTCGCCCTCGTCACCGTCTCGGGCGGGGCGACCTACACCGGCATCCCCGACGGCACCTACCGGGACGCGGTCACCGGCGACACCCGGACCGTCACCGACGGCAGCCTCACCGTGGCCGCGCCGGGGAAGGGGAACCTGCGGGTGTACGTGCTGAACGGCGGCGGGAAGGTCGGGACCGCCGGTCCCTATCTCAAGTAG
- a CDS encoding nitroreductase family protein, which translates to MTTETPLSGAPADGTDDPALFATMSTMRAMRRLRPDPVPDDLLDRLVQAAVWGPSGGNMQRFEYVVVTDPAVMARLAPLWKRCVDAYLATTGKYAPAGMDEAAYARMVAAIEYQRDHFAETPALIIPCYQFPAPRIEEEGLRRYAEALGAEATERMGRVQERFAALAEGSCVYPGVQNLLLAARALGLAANITIWHLFLENEWKAALGIPDAMNTFAAIPVGWPRGRFGPVSRRPVAEVVHRDRW; encoded by the coding sequence ATGACCACTGAAACCCCGCTCTCCGGGGCGCCGGCCGACGGCACCGACGACCCGGCCCTCTTCGCGACCATGTCCACCATGCGGGCCATGCGGCGGCTGCGGCCCGACCCGGTGCCCGACGACCTCCTGGACCGGCTGGTCCAGGCGGCCGTCTGGGGCCCCAGCGGCGGCAACATGCAGCGCTTCGAGTACGTCGTCGTCACCGACCCCGCGGTCATGGCCCGGCTCGCGCCGCTGTGGAAGCGCTGTGTGGACGCGTACCTGGCCACCACCGGCAAGTACGCCCCGGCCGGCATGGACGAGGCCGCGTACGCCCGCATGGTCGCCGCCATCGAGTACCAGCGCGACCACTTCGCCGAGACCCCGGCGCTGATCATCCCCTGCTACCAGTTCCCGGCGCCGAGGATCGAGGAGGAGGGCCTGCGCCGGTACGCCGAGGCGCTCGGCGCCGAGGCGACGGAGCGCATGGGGCGGGTCCAGGAACGCTTCGCCGCACTCGCGGAGGGTTCCTGCGTCTACCCGGGCGTGCAGAACCTGCTGCTCGCCGCGCGGGCCCTGGGCCTGGCCGCCAACATCACCATCTGGCACCTGTTCCTGGAGAACGAGTGGAAGGCGGCGCTGGGCATCCCCGACGCCATGAACACCTTCGCCGCCATCCCGGTGGGGTGGCCGCGCGGCAGGTTCGGTCCGGTGAGCCGCCGCCCGGTCGCGGAGGTGGTGCACCGCGACCGCTGGTAG